A genomic region of Bubalus kerabau isolate K-KA32 ecotype Philippines breed swamp buffalo chromosome 10, PCC_UOA_SB_1v2, whole genome shotgun sequence contains the following coding sequences:
- the SNAP23 gene encoding synaptosomal-associated protein 23 isoform X1, with product MDNLSAEEIQIRANQVTDESLESTRRILGLAIESQDAGIKTITMLDEQGEQLKRIEEGMDQINKDMREAEKTLTELNKCCGLCVCPCSRFSDVGCFYEIRTKNFESSKAYKATWGDGGDNSPSNIVSKQPGRVTNGQPQQATAGAASGGYIKRITNDAREDEMEENLTQVGSILGNLKNMALDMGNEIEAQNRQIERITEKADTNKDRIDNANARAKKLIDS from the exons ATGGATAATCTCTCAGCAGAAGAAATTCAGATAAGGGCTAACCAGGTTACTGATGAG tctctGGAAAGTACAAGGAGAATCCTGGGTTTAGCCATTGAG tCACAGGatgcaggaatcaagaccatcactATGCTGGATGAACAAGGGG AACAACTAAAACGCATAGAAGAAGGCAtggaccaaataaataaagacatgaGAGAAGCAGAGAAGACTTTAACAGAACTCAACAAGTGCTGtggcctttgtgtatgcccatgTAGTAG aTTCTCAGATGTTGGTTGTTTCTATGAAATCAG GACAAAGAACTTTGAGTCTAGTAAAGCCTATAAGGCAACATGGGGTGATGGTGGAGACAACTCTCCTAGCAATATAGTATCTAAGCAGCCAGGCCGAGTGACAAATGGTCAGCCTCAACAAGCGACTGCAGGAGCAGCCAGCGGGGGATACATTAAACG TATAACAAATGATGCCAGGGAAGATGAAATGGAAGAGAACCTGACTCAAGTGGGCAGTATCCTAGGAAACCTAAAAAACATGGCTCTGGACATGGGCAATGAGATTGAAGCTCAAAACCGACAAATAGAACGGATCACAGAAAAG gctGACACCAACAAAGATCGTATTGACAATGCCAATGCCAGAGCAAAGAAACTCATTGACAGCTAA
- the SNAP23 gene encoding synaptosomal-associated protein 23 isoform X2 encodes MDNLSAEEIQIRANQVTDESLESTRRILGLAIESQDAGIKTITMLDEQGEQLKRIEEGMDQINKDMREAEKTLTELNKCCGLCVCPCSRTKNFESSKAYKATWGDGGDNSPSNIVSKQPGRVTNGQPQQATAGAASGGYIKRITNDAREDEMEENLTQVGSILGNLKNMALDMGNEIEAQNRQIERITEKADTNKDRIDNANARAKKLIDS; translated from the exons ATGGATAATCTCTCAGCAGAAGAAATTCAGATAAGGGCTAACCAGGTTACTGATGAG tctctGGAAAGTACAAGGAGAATCCTGGGTTTAGCCATTGAG tCACAGGatgcaggaatcaagaccatcactATGCTGGATGAACAAGGGG AACAACTAAAACGCATAGAAGAAGGCAtggaccaaataaataaagacatgaGAGAAGCAGAGAAGACTTTAACAGAACTCAACAAGTGCTGtggcctttgtgtatgcccatgTAGTAG GACAAAGAACTTTGAGTCTAGTAAAGCCTATAAGGCAACATGGGGTGATGGTGGAGACAACTCTCCTAGCAATATAGTATCTAAGCAGCCAGGCCGAGTGACAAATGGTCAGCCTCAACAAGCGACTGCAGGAGCAGCCAGCGGGGGATACATTAAACG TATAACAAATGATGCCAGGGAAGATGAAATGGAAGAGAACCTGACTCAAGTGGGCAGTATCCTAGGAAACCTAAAAAACATGGCTCTGGACATGGGCAATGAGATTGAAGCTCAAAACCGACAAATAGAACGGATCACAGAAAAG gctGACACCAACAAAGATCGTATTGACAATGCCAATGCCAGAGCAAAGAAACTCATTGACAGCTAA